A single window of Dermochelys coriacea isolate rDerCor1 chromosome 2, rDerCor1.pri.v4, whole genome shotgun sequence DNA harbors:
- the LOC119850647 gene encoding LOW QUALITY PROTEIN: serpin B6-like (The sequence of the model RefSeq protein was modified relative to this genomic sequence to represent the inferred CDS: substituted 2 bases at 2 genomic stop codons), with amino-acid sequence MITENVISSYKRKGSSNPKGSGTHPVYSCLFLXVLSLDKAEDIHDGYQSLISEINKPGTNYVLRIANRLYGEKTFKFLATFIDSCQKFYHAELEQLDFSRAAEDSRKHINSWVEEKTEGKIQNLLAQGVVDSMTRLVLVNAIYFKGNWETQFNKNCTVEMQFKINSINLLKLKCIFSALEGTYNIWEAMWLNGQRQSKENRDSTHTGSCSAFLASQFPHSSSVILCSWKENLIYRGINPEMMNYTEVEVFLPRFKLEQTYDLKPVLRSMGMADVFDRKKVDLSGMSASNDLILSEVVHKSFVEVNEEGTEAAAATGLVFRMLCVRIVPQFTADXPFLFFIQHNKTGNVLICGRFCSP; translated from the exons ATGATTACTGAAAATGTTatctcatcatataaaagaaaaggttcttccaatcccaaagggtCAGGCACACATCCAG TGTATTCCTGTCTCTTTCTATAGGTGCTTTCTCTGGACAAAGCTGAAGACATTCACGATGGATACCAGTCCCTTATTTCTGAAATTAACAAGCCAGGCACTAATTATGTGCTTAGGATTGCCAACCGGCTCTATGGGGAAAAGACATTTAAATTTCTTGCA ACATTTATAGACTCCTGCCAGAAATTCTACCATGCAGAGCTAGAACAACTTGACTTCTCTAGAGCTGCAGAAGACTCCAGAAAACATATAAATTCCTGGGTAGAAGAAAAAACTGAAG GTAAAATCCAGAATCTGTTGGCTCAGGGAGTTGTTGATTCAATGACCAGACTGGTCTTGGTGAATGCCATCTACTTCAAAGGCAACTGGGAAACCCAATTCAACAAGAATTGCACAGtggaaatgcaatttaaaattaacagtattaatttattaaaattaaag TGTATCTTTTCAGCATTGGAGGGCA CTTACAACATTTGGGAGGCAATGTGGCTCAATGGACAGAGGCAGTCCAAAGAAAACCGGGATTCTACACATACAGGAAGTTGTTCAGCCTTTCTagcatctcagtttccccattccagttctgtgattctatgtagCTGGAAAGAGAACTTAATTTATAGAGGGATAAATCCAGAAATGATGAACTATACTGAAGTGGAGGTGTTTTTACCCAGATTTAAGTTGGAGCAAACTTATGATTTGAAGCCTGTTCTGAGGAGCATGGGAATGGCTGATGTATTTGACAGAAAGAAGGTGGATTTATCTGGAATGTCAGCCAGCAATGACCTAATTCTGTCTGAGGTTGTTCACAAGTCCTTTGTGGAGGTAAACGAAGAAGGCACTGAGGCAGCAGCTGCTACTGGATTAGTGTTCCGTATGCTTTGTGTACGGATTGTACCACAGTTCACTGCTGACTAACCTTTCCTCTTCTTTATCCAGCACAACAAAACTGGCAATGTTCTGATCTGTGGCAGATTTTGTTccccctaa